One segment of Phragmites australis chromosome 13, lpPhrAust1.1, whole genome shotgun sequence DNA contains the following:
- the LOC133889516 gene encoding probable purine permease 11, with amino-acid sequence MAHSQDIQLQIRGIPGSESSRGEGPEPAMLRTKRRSVRWRVLVLADMLMLLLGEAMAPLLCRLYYNSGGNSLWMATLVQSAGAPVLVIPLLLTPRAAAGDPRPAVSNLAAICVGLGLVIGCDNLMYSYAMLYLPVSTFSLVAATQLAFNAVTSRLINAQRFTALILNSVVVLTFSAALLGVGFSDDDETSSSNDVPRGKHALGFVLTLSASAVYALILSLFEVTFEKVIRTKTLRWVLKMQICTNVVASVVSVVALFASGEWRTIPGEMAAFKNGRAGYVGTLVGIAVGWQAATLGAVRLITRVSSLFANVTGTLALPLVPVFAVALFGDRMTGIKVVAVLMAVWGFLSYVYQHYLDDRRVATRKRRTAADCSVCAARIGASQAVVPAPDSDVA; translated from the exons ATGGCACATTCTCAAGATATCCAGCTCCAGATCCGAG GTATCCCGGGATCGGAGTCCAGCCGCGGCGAGGGGCCGGAACCCGCCATGCTTCGGACGAAGAGGCGCAGCGTTCGATGGCGGGTGCTGGTGCTGGCGGACATGCTGATGCTGCTCTTGGGGGAGGCGATGGCGCCCCTCCTGTGCCGCCTGTACTACAACTCCGGCGGCAACAGCTTGTGGATGGCCACGCTAGTGCAGTCCGCCGGCGCGCCGGTGCTGGTCATCCCACTTCTCCTCACTCCGCGGGCCGccgccggggatccccggccgGCGGTGTCCAATCTGGCGGCCATCTGCGTGGGCCTCGGGCTCGTCATCGGCTGCGACAACCTGATGTACTCGTACGCCATGCTGTACCTGCCGGTGTCCACCTTCTCGCTCGTGGCCGCGACGCAGCTGGCCTTCAACGCCGTCACCTCGCGCCTCATCAATGCGCAGCGCTTCACGGCGCTCATCCTCAACTCTGTCGTCGTGCTCACCTTCTCCGCCGCGCTGCTCGGCGTCGGCTTCTCTGACGACGACGAGACCTCCAGCAGCAACGACGTGCCGCGCGGGAAGCACGCGCTCGGCTTCGTCCTCACCCTGTCCGCGTCCGCCGTATACGCGCTCATCCTGTCCCTCTTCGAGGTCACCTTCGAGAAAGTGATCAGGACGAAGACGCTGCGGTGGGTGCTCAAGATGCAAATTTGCACGAACGTGGTGGCCTCGGTAGTGTCCGTGGTAGCGCTGTTCGCGTCGGGGGAGTGGAGGACGATCCCGGGGGAGATGGCGGCGTTCAAGAACGGGAGGGCGGGGTACGTGGGAACCCTGGTGGGGATCGCGGTGGGGTGGCAGGCGGCGACGCTGGGTGCTGTGCGGCTGATCACCAGGGTGTCGTCGCTGTTCGCGAACGTGACGGGCACCCTGGCGCTGCCGCTGGTGCCGGTGTTCGCGGTCGCCCTGTTCGGGGACAGGATGACGGGGATCAAGGTGGTGGCCGTGCTCATGGCCGTGTGGGGTTTCCTCTCGTACGTGTACCAGCACTACCTCGATGACCGGCGCGTGGCTACACGGAAGAGGAGAACGGCGGCTGACTGCAGCGTCTGCGCGGCGCGGATCGGAGCAAGCCAGGCGGTCGTGCCAGCTCCGGACTCCGACGTGGCTTAG